In Rhinoraja longicauda isolate Sanriku21f chromosome 29, sRhiLon1.1, whole genome shotgun sequence, the sequence TGAGCAAGTTGAAGGACCCAAATGTAATTTTGCTCTAAAGACAATTCATTATCTTCATTATTGTCTGATGAGGTCGCTGCCGGGTCTATTTTACGTTTGTATGGAGAGATCATGTTTATTCCATCTGGAGTACACTTgattcaagtgtgtgtgtgtgtttcccaTTGTTGTGTTGGTCTGAGTGCGCTCAATGGACAATCCGCAATATAGCGCTTTGATCATTCGCCGAGTGCCCGCGGGAGACGGAACAAAGCGGACCTGCGTTCCTGTAACTTCTCCGGACAAGGGGGTGCGCTCCACTCACCACTCTCCActagagtccccccccccccccccccccccccccacacacaaaccatGAACGTGGGCAGCGCTGAAGCCCAAACACGTACCGTGAGGCATGGCCACAGCTTCGGTGGATGGAGCTGGCGTGTTGCTTCCCAATAACCACTGGGCTATTAAACACCATAAACTCTGAAGATCTACACACTACATATATACCACGCACTATATAGATCTatcaatagatagatagatagacagacagatagttaTATAGCTATAtagaaagacaggcaggtggcacAAACATCACCCTAcacgtgcgagtgtgtgtgtgtgtgtgtgtgtgtgtatgtgtgtgtgtgtgcgtgtgtgtgtgtgtgtgcgtgtgtgtgtgtgtgtatgtgtgtgttttataCACACATTTCAGtgcagtatgtatatatataccctGCACTTGGAAAAAGATACCCTATCTGGATGTGTTACACTCTCCCCATCTCTGATACAGAGAGACCACATGGAACAGTAGCAGGGTCCATTAatgcccccccgccccctcctcatTGTGAGATTGTGGACCCAGGTTCGGGGCTTAGACAGTAGAAACCCTCCCTGCTTCCAGATTCTGGGGACGTGTAAGAATGTTGTCTTTGTTACTGGGCCTGGATAGAGGGACTGAGACAGACTGTTTCCATTCATGGAACCGCCAAGAACCAGTGAACGTGGAAAGGTGGCGCCTGGCTAACGAAGTGACACCAGACGTAATTGAGCGTTGTCGGGGTTTGTACtggctggcgtttagaaggatgagggggacctaattgaaacttacagaatagtgaaaggcctggatagagtggatgtggagacgatgtttccaccagtgggagagtcgacggcctcagaattaaagggcgttagtttagggaggagatgatgaggaaattctttagtcagagggtggtgaatctgtgggattcactgccacaggcggctgtggaggacgtcagtgGGTATTTTCAAGCCGGAGATGAATACGttcttcattagtgcgggtgtcaggtgttacggggagaaggcaggagaatggggttgagagggaaagatagatgaggtataattgaatggcggagtagatttgatgggccgaatggcctaaatctgctctttggaacttatgaacttatgaaaaaccTTTTTCGCCAATAAGTGGAACATTTCCGAAATATCCGCTGGAGCAGATCACAACGAGAGGTTCAAGCAAAGTATCACGGGAAGGGTTAGACATGTAGGGCCAAGGGGAGAGTTCACGCATTCATATTCATCAGTgattcataagagataggagcagaattaggccattcggcccatcagatccaCGCCacaattcaaccatggctgatctatctctccctctctctcaactcattctccctccttctccccacaacttctGACAcaagcactaatcaagaatctttcaatctctgccttaaaaatatccattcacttggtCCCCgcggccttctgtgacaatgaattccacagattcaccaccttctgactaaagagattcctcctcatctcctttcgaaaggaacgtcctttaattctgaggctatggcctccgaTCCGagactcccacgagtggaaacatccacccCACATCCACCCTGTACAGGCCTTGCACTATTCGTGAAAGCGCGGACTATTGGGGAGAGCAGTGGGCCGGGTTGTTCATTCTCATCCTGAAAGCTCGAAGCTTTCTGGGGTTCTATCGGAAAACTGAAATGATTTGGATGCACTATCAACGCCCGAGTCGTCCAAATAGACGTTGAGAGATTTCGGAAGAGATTTGGAGTTTAGGTGACGCAGATAACTCCTTTttgttatttattaatttatttacctTCCCCCGTGTTTAAGTGAAGACACGTCAGCTGGTGGATGTATAAAAGGGGGCCGGGAGGGTGTGGGAGAAACAACGAGCGGAGCAGAAGCGAAGATCAGCACCAAGGACAGTAGCAGAACGCAAGACTggtgagcggcggacaggtctatctccctcccctcctgtctatctgtctatctctgtctacctccctctacctctcctctccctacctctcctctctccacctctccccactccaccacTCTCtaccactcgacccgaaacgtcacctatccatgttctgcacagatgctgcctgacccactgagttactccagcacattgtttagactttagagagattcagagtggatacaggcccttcggcccatcgattccacgccgaccatctatCGCCCGTTCaagctaattctatgttatcccacttacactccctacacaccaaggacaatttagggGGCCGCAACGTTCGAACCTGCACGCATTTGGGATGTAGAAGCAAAACggggcacccggggaaacccacgcggtcaatggtcaatagacaataggtgcaggaggaggccattcggcccttcgagccagcaccaccattcaatgtgatcatggctgatcattctcaatcagtaccccgttcctgccttctccccataccccctgactccgctattcttaagagctctatccagctccctcttgaatgcattcagagaattggcctccacagccttctgaggcagagaattccacagattcacaactctctgactaaaaaggtttttcctcatctcaattctaaatggcctaccccttattcttaaactgtggccccttgttccggactcccccaaaattgggaacatgtttcctgcgtctaacgtgtccaaccccttaataatcttatacgtttcgataagatctcctctcgtccttctaaattccagtgtatacaagcatagtcgctccagtctttcaacatatgacggtgccgccattccgggaattaacctagtaaacctacgctgcaagccctcaatagcaagaatatacttcctcaaatttggagaccaaaactgcacacagtacctcaggtgcggtctcactagggccctgtagaactgcagaaggacccctttgctgctatactcaactcctcttgttatgaaggccaacattccattgctttcttcactgcctgctgtacctgcatgcttccattcagtgactgatgcaataggacacccagatctcgttgtccgtccccttttcctaacttgacaccattcagataatactctgccttcctattcttaccaccaaagtggataacctcacacttatccacattaaactgcatctgccatgccggtcacagggagaacgaacaaactcacacacagacagcacccgagatcaggatcgaacccgggtccctggtgctgcgtTTTTGTGTTTTTGGTCCAGGGTGAAAGATCAGTTTTTGTACTTTGTCTTTTACAGAAATGACCAACACGGCGTGCATCAGCCTCCTGGTGGTGGTGCTGGCCACAGGCTGCCTGTCCACGCCACTGTCCGCCCCCCGTAGTGGCAGCGTGCTGCTTCGGGAGGGCGGCGAAACCCCCCACTCGGCCGCCGGGTCAGGCTCGCTGGGCCGCCGCGCCGCAACACTCAGAGGCGATGAGCTGATTTCCAGACTGTTGCCGCAGATCCAGGAAGGTAGACAGACCAAgccgcctcctcccccccccccccccccgcgacctCCTCCCCCCGCGACCCCCCGCCCCCCGCGGTCTACCCCCTTGCCCCGCGATCTACCGCCTTCCCCctcagtccacacacacacacactgaccctcgcacacacactgatccccgcacacacactgacccctccccacacacacactgacccacgcacacactgacccccgcacacacactgaccctcacacacacacacactgatccctccccacacacacactgaccctcacacacacacacactgaccctcacacacacattgACCGCCTCCCCCGCACACACTGACCCTCGCACACACTGACCCCCGCACACACTgacccccgcacacactaacccgcgcacacacacactgacccccgcacacactgacccccgcacacactaacccgcgcacacacacactgacccctgcacacacactgacccccgcacacacactgatccccgcacacacactgacccctccccacacacacactgacccacgcacacactgacccccgcacacacactgacccctccccacacacacactgacccacgcacacactgacccccgcacacacactgacccctccccacacacacactgacccacgcacacactgacccccacacacacactgacccccgcaCACACTGACCCACGCACGCACTGACCCctgcacacacactgacccacgcacacactgatccccgcacacacactgacccctccccacacacacactgacccacgcacacactgacccccgcacacacactgacccccgcacacacactgatccccgcacacacactgacccctccccacacacacactgacccccgcacacactgaccctcgcacacacactgacccccgcacacacactgacccccgcacacactgaccctcgcacacacactgacccccgcacacacactgaccctcacacacacattgACCGCCTCCCCCCGCACACACTGACCCTCGCGCACACGGACCCTCACACACACTGagcctcactggggtacgggtccCACACACAGGGCGAGGgagatgtgggtgggtggggtggtgtcTGTCgatcgcgggggggggggggggtcggagcaACATCTGACCTGCTGTACTTGGTTTTGCGGTGGTACAGCGGCGCTGATGGAACAGGCGGACCGCTACCAGCTCCGGGACGTTCTGCATCAGATGCACGACCGGGATTACACGGGTTGGATGGACTTCGGTCGCCGCAGCGTCGAGGAGGAGTATGACCTGGACTCCTAGACCCCCGGCGTCGGTCACCGTTCGGAGAAGACCCTCGGAacgcgcccccccctccccccagcccccgcCGACCGAGCGCGGAATCCCGGTCTCTCTCACTGAGAAACAACACTTCAAAATGATGCGGCAGTGTGACCTGATTCAGAATGATTCAAAGTTTACAGTTGGTGATTTAACTCTGAGAATTTGATATTTTTGGTTCTTTTAATAAACGGCGCGTGTAAACCACACTTTGAGTCCGTCTACACTGTGGGTCGGGGCAGgccgaaggggagggagggggggggggtggaaggtggggagatgggagggcgtggggtggggaggaggggaaggggaggggtggggagagagatgggaggggaggggtggggagagagatgggaggggagtgggagggtggagatgggaggggaggcgtggggagagagatgggaggggaggcgtggggagagagatgggaggggagtgggagggtggagatgggaggggaggcgTAGGGGGGagattggaggggaggggggtggggaggaggagaaggggaagggtggggagagggatgggaggggagggggagggtggagatgggaggggaggggtaggggggaagttggaggggaggagggtggaggttaGGGAGACGgatgggaggagggtggggagacatTTCACAGAGTTCCCAGAAGCAGATACATTACAGCAGGATATCATTGCGGGTTGGATCAGGTATAACAACAACATTTAGAAAATATTTCCAGGGATATGGGAAATAAGGCCAGCTTAGCtgggcatctcggtcggcatggacaagttgggcggaagggccggcaggtgaattggcttcggtaaattaaaAATGACCCCTGGTTTGTTACACACATTTacgagagccaattaacctgaagcccggggcacttggaggaaacccacgctgtcacagggagaaagaatatactccgtacagacagcgcccttcggcccatcgagtccacgctgaccatcgctcacccgttcacactagttctatgttatcccacttactcgtccacagagggccaattaaccaactaacccgcacatctttgggatgtggagggaaaccggagcacctgaaggaaacccgcgcggtcacggggagaacgtgcaaactccgtacagacagcacccgtagtcgggatcgaacctgagtctctggcgctgtaaggcagaaactctacccatctctacttcagcgccgTCGATGTATGCCAGGaatactctctatgactctaaacttcCCACACTCGGCTGAGCAATGACTCCGGCCACCATAACTCCAAGTGGCGCAATAGTCCTGAACTCAAAACATCAGCAGTAATgtgaggaaggacctgcagatgctggtttaaaccaaagatagacacacacatagaaaataggtgcaggagttgggctTTCGGCCCTACTTCGgctttcgatccagcaccgccattcaatatgatcatggctgatcatcccaaatcagtaccccgttcctgcgttctccccatatccctcgattccgttagccctaagagctaaatctaactctctcttgaaaacaaaaggctggagtatctcCGCGGGGCGGGCAGCGGCGTCTgtgcagagaagaaatgggtgacatttcgggtggagaatcatcttgtgtctctctctgtctcacattCACAGTGAGTCTGAGCGAGGAGGGACTGTGCGGGGAGATGGGGAACAGACTGAGAGGGGGGTGCGGGAAGATGGGGAacagagtgtgggggtggggatgggggggttggggaaatgGGGAGCAGACTGAGGGGGTGAGTCTACAAGGTGCAGGGACCTGGAAATCAAACCAACACCCgtctcatttttattttattcattaacAAAATTACAAATCTTTACAGGATTGAGTTCTGATTTTCTGTCGGATGCAGCGGGCAGCACGATGCTCCGCGCGGTCCAGGGACAACTGACTGACTGACAGATTGCTCGGAGCGATTTATTTTAGCCACATGCTAAGCCAGGGAGACCGaggcagctccgcccttg encodes:
- the LOC144607778 gene encoding gastrin/cholecystokinin-like peptide, encoding MTNTACISLLVVVLATGCLSTPLSAPRSGSVLLREGGETPHSAAGSGSLGRRAATLRGDELISRLLPQIQEAALMEQADRYQLRDVLHQMHDRDYTGWMDFGRRSVEEEYDLDS